GTTTATGATTTGGTGCAAAATGGCAATATATACTTTCTGTGTCGTCCTAGACGATTCGGAAAGTCGTTGCTCGTATCTACCTTGAAATACTATTTCGAGGGAAAAAAGGAGTTGTTCAAGGGCCTTGCCATCGATAAACTGGAGAAAGATTGGAAGCAATATCCTGTGTTCCATCTCTCTTTTGGTGGTCAAAACTTTGTAGAGCCTTATGCGTTAGACAAAGTGTTGGAGGAGTTTGTTGCCATGGCAGAACGTATCTATGGACGTGAGGAGTTGGCCGAGACTTTAGGCAGCCGCTTTAAGGCAGTGTTGGGGAAAGCTCATCAGAAGACAGGAATGAGGGCTGTCGTGCTAATTGATGAATACGATAAGCCGTTGTTGGACGTAATGGATATGGATATTCCTGTAAGAGAAACTCCGAATAAAATGACTTTGGAAGAGTATAATCGCAATCTTCTCAAAGGTTTTTATTCCGTTTTTAAGGAAGCCGATGCCGATTTGCAGTTTGTTTTGTTGACTGGCGTTACCAAGTTCTCTCAGGTGAGTGTGTTCAGCGGTTTTAACCAACCTGATGACATTAGCTTGGATGAGCACTATGAGGCTCTTTGTGGAATCACCAAGGAAGAATTATATACGACCTTTAGGGAGCAAATCAAGGCAATGGCAGAGAGATATAGGGTTTCAGAGGATGAGATGAAGTATAAGTTGAAACGTAAGTTCGACGGTTATCATTTTAGCTCTAACATGCTCGATATCTATAATCCGTTTAGTATCTTGAATTCCTTGAGCAAGAGGAGACTAAGCGACTTTTGGTTTCGTACTGGTACACCAACTTATTTGGTTCGCTTGCTTTCCCATTTTAAGGAGAATTTGAATGAGTTGACTGGCAAGTATTATCCAACAAGTAGTTTCGTGGATTATCGGGCAGATGTAGAAGCGCCATTGCCTATGATTTATCAGAGTGGCTATCTTACGATAAAGGATTGGAACATGAATATGGATTCCTATCTATTGGATTTTCCGAATGATGAGGTAAAAAATGGTTTCCTTACTTTGGTGGCTACTAGCTATTTACAGCCAAAAGAGTCGACTGATGCTTTTGTTTTACAAGTGGTGAGTGCTATGGACGTGGGCGATTGTAAACAGTTGGAGAAACTGCTCACTTCTTTCTTTGCCAGCATCCCTTATGGTCAACGCCGTAAGGATGACGAGCGAGAGAAAGAGCGCTATTTCCAATATACCTTCTATCTCGTATTGAGAATGATCAGCTGTTTCACGGTCTTCATCGAAAAGCAGCAAAGCGAAGGTAGGGTAGATTGCGTGGTTGAGACCCAGAACTATATCTACATCTTCGAGTTCAAGCGTGATGGTTTGGCAGAGGAAGCCCTGAAGCAGATAGAGGAAATGGGCTATGCTAGGGAATATGCAGCAGATGGCAGAAAGATTTATCAGATAGGCTGCAACTTCTCATCGAAGACGGGAACCATTGATGGGTGGAAAATGAAGTAGATAATTTGCAAGAATTACCCGAAGATGTAGTGATGTGGCGTTATTGAGAATGAATCTTCTTTACATTAGCTTGCCTGAGATTCTCGTATTTCCAGACGCTTATTATTTCTTTGAGAATATCGTAAATATGAAGAGAGATAGAAACTTATTGATAATCAAGTGTTTATAATTTCTTGACAAGATGGTGACGTTGAGGAAAATCTATAGTTGTACGACTATAACCCCTATAGTTGTACAACCATAACTCTACAGTTGTACAACCATAGCATGTATAGTCGTACAACTGTAACTTTATAGTCGTACAACTATAGGTCTTATTCTTAATAGAGAGCAGAAAACGGGGATTTCCAGCCTTTCAAATCCCTCGTTTTTGTCGCTAGATTCCAAACTTGTAAGTATATGAATTTTGAGTATAAATATTGACGGGAGGTTGGGTATTCTCCTTTCACACTTAATAAGTTGATTAGCTGAGATGAAGATTAGGTTGTGAAAGGAGAATAGAAACAAGGAAACCAAGCGTAAGGTCTAGCATCCGTTTTGTCATTTGGTACATTCAGAATGGCATTTCATACAAGACAAGTTTGGATATTTGGCTGATTGAAATGATCTTTTTACTTTTGCACTCGTAATCGGGAAGCGATGGAAAAGAAAGAATCGTAGAACGAGGAAAATGAAGTATAACCCTTTAATATATAATAAGGTATGAAGAAGATTATGATTTCGTTGATGCTGGTAGTAGCTGCCACCACAACCAGTTTTGCAAAGAGTAACAACACCGATGTGGCAAATGCCGTAAAGAGCGTAGCCGAGCAGGTGAAGCAGGCACCATCCGGCATAGTGTATGGTGTAGTTGAAAACACCAAGCACCACATCACCGTAGCTACTCCTTTCGGAAAGTACACCATAGAGAAGAAGGACGGCGGCGTCAGCTTTATGGGAATGTCGGCGAAGCTGGTATCATCGAAGAATGGCATTTATAAAGTCAAGACATCCCTTGGTAATTTTACGTTGAATGCCGGAAAGGGAACGGTGGTGAAGAACTAAACGGAAAAGGAAGATAGAAAATTGGCTATATTTGATAGATTTCTGTCGTAACTTCTAAAGAGAGCAGGACTAGTTTTGAAAAGATGGGGAAAGAATGTTGGCAGAAGCCATATACGTGAACTCATTTCGGTAAGAGACACGATTATGGAGAGGAAAGACAATGTGCTCAATTATTTCAAAATAGATCTACCAATGCTTCTACAGAATCTTTCAACTCTAAGCTGAAAGGCTTTAGGGCACAAGTGCGTGGGCTGGCAGTCATGCCATTCTTCATATATCGTACGGTCAAGATCTTTGGTTAGGAACCCTTCAACATCCTTCTTCTTGCGTGTACACGTCCTCTCATTACTGAATTATCAGATAAATTGAGGCTGAAACATCCCTTCTGCCTACGACATCCCCTTACCCCACAATGCGACTTGAGACAATATGCAGTATCATACCCATAAGTTATCATCGAAGATACGTTCCTTTCCTTCACCCCAGGGCGATAACTAGAGAACTTCTTGTATGTAGGCTTTGCATCATACAGTTCAGTCTCTATAAACTGATGGTTGAAATCAACGTCATACTTCTCACCTTCTTTCAGTTGACCAGATGCAAACATACAAGTGAGTAGTTATGTGTTGAGAAATTTAGGTTAAATAGCCTTAAATTTTCATTGGGGCGTTGATATTTTCTACCATTTCTTGCCTTTTCTCAATAAAATTCCGTACTTTTGCAATTGGATTGTATAGCCAGATTGCAGTTGTCACTGTAAGGCGAGTTCTTTTATGACAACCGAGTCGGCAGCCTACGCCGTGCTTAGTGTAGTGAAGTCAGCCATGACATATCTATACGAAAGCGGGCTTTGGGTGGGAAGACAATCCAGACATAGAAGGCGTTTATTGACGCTGTGTTTAAGGCGAACTGAAATCTTCCAAAACTATCAGTATCAAAGTCTTGAACGTAGCCAACGGTAGATGTCCCGGGTGTGATTATATCAATCCCGTGGAGACCTGTAAGCATAGATTGTACCATTTTGGCGCAGTCTAATGTATTATATAGGTCTCTTTACGGTAATGATTTTCATATCGGCGTGGGCTCTGACGTTGTCTGTTCAACTTTGATAGGCAGTTGGAAGAGCCTCAGTTCGTGGAATAGACAACAGGACGATTCCACGCTTTTTTTCTGTCGCAATTTAACGGATTTCTGTCTAGAAAAAAGTTAGCACCGATATGAAAGTCGATGAATGGGCATCAGAAGATGTACACACCTCAGGAGGTGGTGAACTTCCTCCTTGCGCTGGACTTACCTCCAACGCCCTCCCCGAAGCTCAATGCACTGTTTCCGCTGAGAGTTCACAAACAGGGGTGTCCACCAGAAATGCCCATATAGCAAGTAAGCCTAAAGCACAAAAAGAGGAAGATATCCCTCATTGGTATGCCTTACGTACCACATATGGTAGAGAGAAAAAGGCATACGACTACATGACAGTCAAAGGCATCACTGCTTTCTATCCTACTACAGATACTGTAAAACTTATAAAAGGTAAGCGCAAAGTGGTTACCGAGTCACGTTTACCAAATATCTTCTTCGCCTATGGTACAGAAGAGCAACTCAAATCTTTCGTTTACGACAACGTAAACCTCCCATTTCTCCGCTTTTATTATCGTCACGTCCACGTTGGGCGCAGAATAGAGAAAATTCCATTGATTGTTCCCAACTATCAGATGGAAAGTCTCAAAATCATCTGTGCTGCCGATGCGGACAATACCATCGTGTCATTTGTCGAAGTGTCAAAGTTCGAGAAAGGACAATTGGTTAAGGTTACTGAAGGAGCGTTCAAAGGAGTGATAGGAAGAGTTGCACGCTGGCAAGGACAGCAGAGAGTTGGGGTTGTAGTAGATGACTTGGTGACAGTTGTGACAGCGTATATTCCAAGCGCGTTTATAGAGTTAATAAAATAAATACCTTTTATAACAATGTGGAGTTAAATTTCTCCATGGTTCGAAAATATCCCTCCAAAAGGAGTGGGTTTCCCAGATTTAATTTGTATTTTTGCCATGTCTATCGTAGGATTCTCTTGTTTGTTTTTGCAACACTAAGATAAGTGAATTCTTCGATATGACAAACCCCTGGGCAACTTTTTTGTTGCTCAGGTACTTAAAAAGTTTAATTTATAATAGTGTTGCGGAATTAAAGATTACTTAAAAAATATGGCCAGAATAGCAGATATTCCAAAACTAGCAGCTGAGATTAAGGCTTTGTTAATTAAGTACGATGGTGTACCATCAGCTAATGTTGACAGAAAAGCCTATGCTAAAATTTATGCTAGCTTTAAAAGGTATGCAAACGAACCAGAATTTATCAATTTAATTGATGAATTTAAGCTTAATGTGATAGATAGTCATCTATCCATTGGCAAAGGAACTCGGAGAGGTCCTGGTAATGATGATTTTGAACAGAAGGCAAAGGAGTTGCTTGAAATTGTTCGTCAATATAATGGCATGCCAAGCCAATCTCAAGATAGTGCAGCGTATGCTAAAATCAACTATTACTTAAAACGGTATGGTGACCGAGATGAATTGCAAGAATTAAAGAAATTATGTAATATAGAAAATGGGGGAAGTGCATATTTCAAAGACAAATTAGAAAAAATTGAGCAAGTTTTAAAAGAAGAGAAACGCATTCCTGCTGTTAAGGAGAATCCGTCACAATATTATGCTTGTCGTAACTTATTTAAAAAACATTCAGATCAACCTGATGTTAAAAGGCTGATGTACATCTATGTATCATCATCCTTATTTCCACTGCCTAATACTAAATTTGGGCCAATGCCAGCTCATGAAATGGAGGAAGTGCTTCTCGTACACTCAGAAAGGATAGTTCGTATGAGTGACAATCCTGAATACTATAGATGGAGGCGCGACGTTAACTACGAATACATATGTTTTGTGTACGAAAATTACGGAGTGTTGCCAGCAGAAAAAACTAAACCGATGCAATTTCTTTTACGGGAAATAGAGCATTGGGAAAGATATAATATTGATGCAAATAGTACAAGCCGAAACAATGCATTATTAATGGTTCTTGAAAAACTAGTCGAACTAGGTTGTAAAGAACCATATATTATTCATGCCCTGAATTCGTTGTTAATTAAACTAGATGAACTTAATTGTGCTGTACGTCAACTTGTGATTAATAATGGTTCTTGTTCAATACATTATATTGCACAAGGAGCAATTCCTTCAATGCCTTTGTCAGACAGGTTTGTATATTATTATTTCTATAATTTGCACAATGATAGACCTTTATACAGAGAACAATTACCCTGTTTAGGTGAATTGTATGCAAGTTTTGATAATGCGGCTATATTAAGAGTCCATTACCGCGATCTTTATAAGTGTAAGATTGATCAGCTTAGGACGATGGCTCTAAAGTATAATCGTAATTGGGAAGATTTTCCTCCATTGACACAGGAAGATTGGCAAAACTATGGGATATGTATGTTTTTTATGGCAGAAAAAAGCTCAAAATGGAGTCATCTGACCTTTAATACAGAAACCAACTTTATTGAAAGTTGTTTCCAAGAAGGACATGAATACTTTAATTTTTATAAATCAGACAGTTATTTTAAGTATGCGGATTATGTTCTGTTTTTATTAGAAAATGGTTATAAATTAGGCTCTAAATCCCAAACTGATCTGGTTGATGCTTTCATGCCTGATAAAATATGTCGATATGACTATTATCATCAAGGAATAACAGAAGATGACACAACGACTCTCTATTCTATATTATGTAAAAGAGATGATTGCTTTGTTGATAAGTCAGGTGTCGTATATTCTATGATTAACAACGAAAAATGTTTGCTGATGTTCCCTCCTAAAGCTACATCTGTTCGAATTGCATCAGGTACAAAGCGTGTATATTTCAGAGCTATACTCACATGTAAGGACAGTTTAACTAGTGTTGTTATAAATTCTGGGCTAGAATCAGTAGAGTGTAGTTTTAGTTCTACATGTGATAAGTTAGAAGAAATTATTATACCCAATTCTGTTATTGAAAAATATCAGAAAATATTTTCAAAACACGATGTGGCTAATTTTAAGGATAAGCAAGGAAATGTTATACCTCCAAAAGCTATATTTGAAGGTACTAAGTTAGTTTCTGTGCCATATGGACCATTCTATGAAGTC
The Segatella copri DNA segment above includes these coding regions:
- a CDS encoding UpxY family transcription antiterminator, translating into MKVDEWASEDVHTSGGGELPPCAGLTSNALPEAQCTVSAESSQTGVSTRNAHIASKPKAQKEEDIPHWYALRTTYGREKKAYDYMTVKGITAFYPTTDTVKLIKGKRKVVTESRLPNIFFAYGTEEQLKSFVYDNVNLPFLRFYYRHVHVGRRIEKIPLIVPNYQMESLKIICAADADNTIVSFVEVSKFEKGQLVKVTEGAFKGVIGRVARWQGQQRVGVVVDDLVTVVTAYIPSAFIELIK
- a CDS encoding ATP-binding protein codes for the protein MKYPIGIQDFEKIIEGGYVYLDKTGLVYDLVQNGNIYFLCRPRRFGKSLLVSTLKYYFEGKKELFKGLAIDKLEKDWKQYPVFHLSFGGQNFVEPYALDKVLEEFVAMAERIYGREELAETLGSRFKAVLGKAHQKTGMRAVVLIDEYDKPLLDVMDMDIPVRETPNKMTLEEYNRNLLKGFYSVFKEADADLQFVLLTGVTKFSQVSVFSGFNQPDDISLDEHYEALCGITKEELYTTFREQIKAMAERYRVSEDEMKYKLKRKFDGYHFSSNMLDIYNPFSILNSLSKRRLSDFWFRTGTPTYLVRLLSHFKENLNELTGKYYPTSSFVDYRADVEAPLPMIYQSGYLTIKDWNMNMDSYLLDFPNDEVKNGFLTLVATSYLQPKESTDAFVLQVVSAMDVGDCKQLEKLLTSFFASIPYGQRRKDDEREKERYFQYTFYLVLRMISCFTVFIEKQQSEGRVDCVVETQNYIYIFEFKRDGLAEEALKQIEEMGYAREYAADGRKIYQIGCNFSSKTGTIDGWKMK
- a CDS encoding leucine-rich repeat domain-containing protein, which gives rise to MARIADIPKLAAEIKALLIKYDGVPSANVDRKAYAKIYASFKRYANEPEFINLIDEFKLNVIDSHLSIGKGTRRGPGNDDFEQKAKELLEIVRQYNGMPSQSQDSAAYAKINYYLKRYGDRDELQELKKLCNIENGGSAYFKDKLEKIEQVLKEEKRIPAVKENPSQYYACRNLFKKHSDQPDVKRLMYIYVSSSLFPLPNTKFGPMPAHEMEEVLLVHSERIVRMSDNPEYYRWRRDVNYEYICFVYENYGVLPAEKTKPMQFLLREIEHWERYNIDANSTSRNNALLMVLEKLVELGCKEPYIIHALNSLLIKLDELNCAVRQLVINNGSCSIHYIAQGAIPSMPLSDRFVYYYFYNLHNDRPLYREQLPCLGELYASFDNAAILRVHYRDLYKCKIDQLRTMALKYNRNWEDFPPLTQEDWQNYGICMFFMAEKSSKWSHLTFNTETNFIESCFQEGHEYFNFYKSDSYFKYADYVLFLLENGYKLGSKSQTDLVDAFMPDKICRYDYYHQGITEDDTTTLYSILCKRDDCFVDKSGVVYSMINNEKCLLMFPPKATSVRIASGTKRVYFRAILTCKDSLTSVVINSGLESVECSFSSTCDKLEEIIIPNSVIEKYQKIFSKHDVANFKDKQGNVIPPKAIFEGTKLVSVPYGPFYEVPEGTTEIAKSAFSGSGVKKVVIAGSIREIHEALFWYNETVEEIILKEGVEILQGGSIFGGCHNLYKIQLPSSLHKISGSILNNSINVKSLIFPGDIDYLYDAFSDSSLEYLCFKGHVDKIDSNAFGFCGHKFFLKIIEFKGSVNCISNFFHSCPMLEEVVVTGKCNSLHGFEDFNLKRTPVLKKITLSKDNEALFYSKIPSEFHYLLHVQ